The proteins below come from a single Limnobaculum xujianqingii genomic window:
- a CDS encoding DUF799 domain-containing protein, which translates to MRHLIALVGLVATLLLAGCAKPVDYDYSAFRQSQPKSILVLLPQNSSPEVNASHGVLSQVTLPLAESGYYVFPVALVEEVFKQNGMTNAHDIQGVSATKLREIFAADAVLYLEVTDYGTSYKVITSESRVTVNGKLVDLKTGQQLWSGSATASSAEGDSGNNGILGMLLQAAITQISHTLSDKSYDIAGVTSARLLSAGRPSGILYGPRSPKYGKEAE; encoded by the coding sequence ATGAGACATTTAATTGCACTGGTGGGGTTAGTCGCTACTTTGTTATTGGCTGGTTGTGCTAAACCGGTTGATTATGATTATTCAGCCTTCCGGCAAAGCCAGCCGAAAAGCATTTTAGTGCTGCTGCCTCAAAACTCATCGCCGGAAGTGAATGCCAGTCATGGTGTTTTATCTCAGGTTACTTTGCCGCTGGCTGAGTCGGGATACTATGTTTTTCCGGTAGCGTTAGTTGAAGAAGTTTTCAAACAAAATGGTATGACGAATGCCCATGATATTCAGGGGGTGAGTGCTACCAAGTTGAGGGAAATTTTTGCAGCTGATGCGGTACTTTATCTGGAAGTTACCGATTACGGTACTTCTTATAAAGTGATTACCAGCGAGTCGCGGGTAACCGTAAATGGCAAACTGGTGGATCTGAAAACCGGTCAACAGTTATGGAGTGGTTCTGCTACCGCCTCTTCGGCGGAAGGCGATTCGGGTAACAATGGTATTCTGGGTATGTTGCTACAAGCGGCTATTACCCAAATTAGCCATACATTATCAGATAAAAGTTATGACATTGCCGGGGTTACCAGCGCGCGTTTACTGTCTGCCGGTAGACCAAGCGGTATTCTCTATGGCCCTCGTTCGCCAAAATACGGTAAAGAAGCCGAGTAA
- a CDS encoding DUF4810 domain-containing protein has product MKLGYKAGLLLIAGVLGGCMNAPKPIYSWDNYQDTVYQYYKLETGPEEQIAALKEGIEKAKAKDLPVPPGLHAHLGMLYSNTGHPELAGSEFEAEKVLFPESAPFMEFLQKKLKGGKK; this is encoded by the coding sequence ATGAAATTAGGATACAAAGCAGGGTTGCTACTGATAGCTGGTGTGCTGGGCGGCTGTATGAACGCGCCAAAACCCATCTATAGTTGGGATAATTATCAGGATACGGTTTATCAATATTATAAACTCGAAACCGGACCCGAAGAGCAGATAGCGGCTCTGAAAGAGGGGATTGAAAAGGCGAAAGCTAAAGATCTCCCGGTTCCTCCAGGGCTGCATGCTCATTTAGGCATGCTTTATAGCAATACCGGACATCCTGAGCTTGCCGGAAGTGAATTTGAAGCAGAAAAGGTGCTGTTTCCTGAATCCGCACCCTTTATGGAATTTCTGCAGAAGAAGTTGAAGGGAGGCAAGAAATGA
- a CDS encoding CsgG/HfaB family protein produces the protein MMKKIALGIGVSAMVLLGGCATESSRSVEVAKVASYNTNYQGARSPISVGKFDNRSNYMNGVFSDGVDRLGNQSKTILMTHLQQTGRFNVLDRANMEEIKSEAKMAGKSQQLKGADYVVTGDVTEFGRKEVGDRQLFGILGRGKTQIAYAKVNLNIVNVRTSEVVYSVQGAGEYELSNREVIGFGGTASYDSTLNGKVLDLAIREAVNNLVSGIENGSWKPAQ, from the coding sequence ATGATGAAAAAAATAGCGTTAGGGATAGGCGTTAGTGCCATGGTGTTGCTGGGCGGATGTGCTACAGAGTCCTCTCGTAGTGTGGAAGTAGCAAAAGTAGCTTCTTACAACACCAATTATCAGGGGGCACGTAGCCCGATTTCTGTAGGTAAGTTTGATAACCGCTCCAACTATATGAATGGCGTATTCTCTGATGGTGTCGATCGTCTGGGAAATCAGTCTAAAACGATTCTTATGACTCACCTGCAGCAAACCGGGCGCTTTAATGTGTTAGACCGCGCCAATATGGAAGAGATTAAGAGCGAAGCAAAAATGGCCGGAAAAAGTCAGCAGTTAAAAGGTGCTGATTATGTGGTTACTGGCGATGTAACTGAATTTGGTCGTAAAGAGGTTGGCGATCGTCAACTGTTTGGTATTTTGGGCAGAGGCAAAACCCAGATTGCTTACGCTAAAGTTAACCTGAATATCGTCAATGTACGCACTTCAGAAGTGGTTTACTCGGTACAGGGCGCAGGTGAATACGAACTGTCTAACCGTGAAGTGATTGGATTTGGTGGTACCGCAAGCTATGACTCAACGCTGAATGGCAAAGTATTGGATTTGGCTATTCGCGAAGCGGTTAATAATCTGGTCAGCGGTATCGAAAATGGCTCCTGGAAACCAGCACAATAA